The Streptomyces pactum genome contains a region encoding:
- the cbiE gene encoding precorrin-6y C5,15-methyltransferase (decarboxylating) subunit CbiE: protein MADRVTVIGWDGSPLTAAARSALGAATLVAGAAHHLALPEVPPAAERIRLGSVALAARRIAAHRGTAVVLADGDPGFFGVVRTLRAPEFGLEVEVVPAVSSVAAAFARAGMPWDDAHVVVAHPRTLRRAVNVCRAHTKVAVLTSPGAGPAELGLLMEGIHRTFVICEELGTARERVTVVTSDKAADHTWRDPNVVIVAGGTVGPGITTDGTGWIAGRDPAAGPRGWALSAEAYGGELGEGETDLLRTAQLARLGPRLGDLVWDIGCGSGAFSTEAARAGAAVIAVDRDPDACARTEATARHFGAQLQVVHGTAPYILENLPEPDVVRVGGGGAAVVSAVADRRPQRIVAHAATRDAAELVGRDLSEHGYRVECALLQSVGLDTRAWTETERSVAFLLSGALPDRAP, encoded by the coding sequence CACACTGGTGGCCGGCGCCGCCCACCACCTGGCACTTCCCGAGGTACCGCCCGCCGCCGAACGCATCCGCCTCGGCAGCGTCGCCCTCGCCGCCCGCCGCATCGCCGCCCACCGCGGCACGGCGGTCGTCCTCGCCGACGGCGACCCCGGCTTCTTCGGCGTCGTACGCACGCTGCGCGCCCCCGAGTTCGGCCTGGAGGTCGAAGTCGTTCCGGCGGTCTCCTCCGTGGCCGCGGCCTTCGCCCGGGCCGGTATGCCCTGGGACGACGCCCATGTGGTCGTCGCCCACCCCCGCACCCTGCGACGCGCGGTGAACGTATGCCGGGCCCACACCAAGGTCGCCGTCCTCACCTCTCCCGGCGCCGGGCCCGCCGAACTCGGCCTGCTGATGGAGGGCATTCACCGCACCTTCGTCATCTGTGAGGAACTCGGCACCGCCCGTGAACGGGTCACCGTCGTCACCTCCGACAAGGCCGCCGACCACACCTGGCGCGACCCGAACGTCGTCATCGTCGCCGGCGGGACCGTCGGACCCGGCATCACGACCGACGGCACGGGCTGGATCGCCGGACGCGACCCCGCCGCCGGGCCGCGCGGCTGGGCCCTGTCCGCCGAGGCGTACGGCGGTGAACTCGGCGAGGGTGAGACCGACCTGCTCCGCACGGCCCAACTCGCCCGGCTCGGCCCGCGCCTCGGCGACCTGGTGTGGGACATCGGCTGCGGCAGCGGGGCCTTCTCCACCGAGGCCGCCCGCGCGGGCGCCGCGGTCATCGCCGTCGACCGCGACCCGGACGCCTGCGCCCGCACCGAGGCCACCGCACGTCACTTCGGCGCCCAGCTCCAGGTCGTGCACGGCACCGCTCCGTACATCCTGGAGAACCTCCCCGAACCCGACGTCGTCCGGGTCGGCGGCGGGGGAGCCGCCGTGGTCTCCGCGGTCGCCGACCGGCGGCCGCAGCGCATCGTCGCGCATGCCGCGACCCGCGACGCGGCCGAACTCGTGGGCAGGGATCTGTCGGAGCACGGATACCGGGTCGAATGTGCCCTGCTGCAGTCCGTCGGGCTCGATACCCGGGCCTGGACGGAGACCGAGCGGAGCGTCGCGTTCCTGCTCAGCGGGGCTCTCCCGGACCGCGCCCCGTGA